In Desulfovibrio litoralis DSM 11393, a genomic segment contains:
- a CDS encoding hydrogenase iron-sulfur subunit gives MATKLGVYFDQSCITGGVDVDNLVSITTKKWNSIAPVIKALPSLANEEAHKEILSDIEENELDGLLICGSSPRVDWDIHNYGNILVERVNLREQGVLCYQNPDGSEPQPDSAPQLMIEMLEDYINMGVQKLQKTNKPSGIPIEAIHKVMVLGGGWTGLSAVENLVKSGYEVILVEKDLELGGKVRNFVKTIPITPPYAEVSEIDLNAKVNNVRSLSNVQILTNASLEKLSGEPGEYLATIKTENGTVEEKIGSVVLATGWVPQNPETLAPMGYGKFANVVTASEFEVMVKDGKLNAKRVAFLLNTDLIQDCASGNCEGNNEQGTNPESSKDGEEANQFVDLESKRHLAYSRGVSSLVALKQAGYVADSANDAQAYIIYDSIVVQGVHERFYKNAQNKPGIMMTKAEIVSINEDNSELLIEAKDTLIGTHISLAVDLIVLPTGIVPTTAKSAIMNFDYRQGPAFPDLDLFNGFADSNYICFPYETRRTGVYAAGCVRQPMTLDAAEEDAAGASLKAIQCIESSNRGVAVHPRSGDLSYPIFNMVRCTQCKRCTQECPFGALDDDEKGTPKFNPSRCRRCGTCMGACPERVISFENYNIDQIGSMIREIRVPENMAKDGPRVLILACENDAYPALDMAALRGYGWSPYVRIIPVRCLGSVNAIWVADAMSKGIDGVMLLGCKFGDDYQCHFVKGSEICSKRKENIAESLERLGIEADRVEQFEVAIDEYNQLPDMINSFMAKVIEKGPNPFKGY, from the coding sequence ATGGCGACGAAACTCGGAGTTTATTTTGACCAATCTTGCATCACAGGCGGAGTTGACGTTGACAACTTAGTCAGTATCACAACAAAAAAATGGAATAGCATTGCTCCTGTTATTAAAGCATTGCCAAGCCTTGCAAACGAGGAAGCTCACAAAGAAATCTTAAGTGATATTGAAGAAAATGAATTAGACGGCTTGTTAATTTGCGGTTCTTCTCCGCGTGTTGACTGGGACATTCATAACTATGGGAATATTCTTGTAGAAAGAGTAAACCTTAGAGAACAAGGTGTTTTGTGTTATCAAAACCCCGATGGTTCAGAGCCTCAACCTGATTCAGCCCCCCAACTTATGATCGAAATGTTGGAAGACTATATCAACATGGGCGTTCAAAAGTTGCAAAAAACCAATAAACCAAGCGGAATTCCTATTGAAGCAATTCACAAGGTAATGGTTTTAGGCGGTGGTTGGACCGGTCTTAGTGCTGTAGAAAACTTGGTTAAATCAGGCTATGAAGTAATCCTTGTCGAAAAAGACTTGGAACTTGGTGGAAAAGTAAGAAACTTTGTTAAAACAATACCAATTACTCCACCCTATGCTGAAGTCAGCGAAATAGACCTCAATGCAAAAGTAAATAACGTGCGTAGCTTATCAAACGTACAAATATTAACTAATGCTTCTTTAGAAAAATTAAGCGGTGAACCGGGTGAATACCTTGCTACAATCAAAACAGAAAATGGCACGGTAGAAGAAAAAATCGGTTCTGTTGTTCTTGCTACCGGTTGGGTTCCGCAAAATCCTGAAACCCTTGCTCCAATGGGCTACGGAAAATTCGCAAATGTCGTTACAGCTTCAGAATTTGAAGTAATGGTAAAAGACGGAAAGTTAAACGCCAAACGCGTTGCTTTCTTGTTAAATACCGACCTGATCCAAGACTGTGCCTCTGGTAATTGTGAAGGAAATAATGAGCAAGGCACAAATCCTGAATCAAGTAAAGACGGGGAAGAAGCCAATCAATTTGTCGACCTTGAAAGCAAACGCCACTTAGCTTATTCTCGCGGAGTTTCAAGCTTGGTTGCGTTAAAACAAGCCGGATATGTTGCAGACAGTGCAAACGATGCTCAAGCATATATTATATATGACAGCATAGTTGTGCAAGGTGTACATGAGCGTTTTTATAAAAATGCACAAAACAAACCCGGAATTATGATGACTAAAGCAGAAATAGTCAGCATAAATGAAGACAACTCAGAGTTGCTCATAGAAGCAAAAGATACCTTAATCGGAACACATATCAGCCTTGCCGTTGATTTAATCGTTTTACCAACAGGTATCGTTCCAACTACGGCTAAATCAGCAATTATGAATTTTGACTATCGCCAAGGACCTGCCTTCCCGGATCTTGACTTGTTTAACGGTTTTGCAGACTCAAACTATATCTGCTTCCCTTATGAAACAAGACGTACCGGCGTTTATGCCGCAGGTTGCGTTCGTCAACCAATGACTCTTGATGCCGCAGAAGAAGACGCCGCCGGTGCTTCTTTAAAAGCAATTCAGTGTATAGAATCAAGTAACCGAGGCGTAGCGGTTCACCCTCGCTCAGGAGACTTGTCTTACCCTATTTTCAACATGGTACGCTGTACTCAGTGTAAACGCTGTACTCAAGAATGTCCTTTTGGGGCTCTTGATGATGACGAAAAAGGTACACCAAAATTCAATCCAAGTCGTTGCAGACGTTGCGGAACTTGTATGGGTGCTTGCCCTGAACGAGTAATTTCTTTTGAAAACTACAACATAGATCAAATCGGTTCTATGATTCGTGAAATCAGAGTTCCTGAAAACATGGCAAAAGACGGACCAAGAGTATTAATTCTTGCTTGTGAAAACGACGCCTACCCTGCTCTTGATATGGCTGCTTTACGCGGTTATGGCTGGAGTCCTTATGTGCGTATCATTCCTGTTCGCTGTCTTGGTTCAGTCAACGCTATCTGGGTTGCTGACGCCATGAGTAAAGGAATTGACGGCGTTATGTTGCTTGGTTGTAAGTTCGGAGACGACTATCAATGCCACTTTGTAAAAGGCTCTGAAATCTGTAGCAAACGTAAAGAAAATATCGCCGAAAGCTTAGAGCGTTTAGGCATAGAAGCCGACCGAGTAGAACAATTTGAAGTGGCGATAGATGAGTATAACCAGCTCCCTGATATGATCAACAGCTTTATGGCCAAAGTCATTGAAAAGGGTCCGAACCCGTTCAAAGGCTATTAA
- a CDS encoding CoB--CoM heterodisulfide reductase iron-sulfur subunit A family protein, whose protein sequence is MSSAILVVGGGFSGLTAALEAAELGYEVYIIEKEPFLGGRVSQLNKYFPKLCPPSCGLEIQFQRIKKNPKVKFFTQAELIELKGEKGNYLAKIKIAPRYTSAHSANLKELSESLNGEKISEFEFKLTNRKALYLNTPFAFPNRYVLDKSAITKSDQIKLASCSDINLNDTEKEIELNIGSIVFATGWKPYDATRLSNLGAGQLTNCISNMQLERLASPCGPTLGKIQRPSDSEAPRNVAFVQCAGSRDQNHLNYCSYICCMASLKQALYIREQYPKAEITIYYIDLRAPGRYDNMLKRIKADPKITLIKGKVAGIKEDCANKDIIIEVEDAIKAEKWEKRHDLVVLATGMQPSLAGQKLPFNIDLDEDGFILDAESKGIFAAGCASKPLDVMRSAQSGTSAAMKAIQVVRGR, encoded by the coding sequence CCATTCTCGTTGTTGGGGGCGGGTTCAGCGGATTAACAGCCGCCCTGGAAGCTGCGGAACTTGGTTACGAAGTATATATTATTGAGAAAGAGCCGTTTTTAGGCGGTCGTGTTTCTCAATTGAATAAATATTTTCCTAAACTTTGTCCGCCTTCTTGCGGTTTAGAGATTCAATTTCAACGTATCAAGAAAAATCCTAAGGTTAAATTTTTTACTCAGGCTGAATTAATAGAATTAAAAGGCGAAAAAGGTAATTATCTTGCTAAAATAAAAATAGCTCCAAGATATACCTCAGCCCATAGTGCTAACCTTAAAGAACTTTCTGAATCTCTTAACGGCGAAAAAATCAGCGAATTTGAGTTTAAACTTACCAACCGTAAGGCTTTATACTTAAATACGCCTTTTGCTTTTCCAAACCGTTATGTTTTAGATAAAAGTGCTATTACAAAATCTGACCAAATTAAGCTTGCCTCTTGTAGCGATATTAATCTTAACGACACAGAAAAAGAAATAGAACTTAATATAGGCAGTATAGTATTTGCTACAGGTTGGAAACCATACGATGCCACAAGATTAAGCAATCTTGGTGCCGGTCAATTAACAAATTGCATCAGCAATATGCAACTTGAGCGTTTAGCCTCTCCCTGTGGACCAACTTTAGGGAAAATCCAACGCCCCTCAGACTCAGAAGCACCACGCAATGTGGCGTTTGTACAATGTGCCGGTTCGCGTGATCAAAACCACTTAAATTATTGTTCTTATATCTGTTGTATGGCTTCTTTAAAACAAGCCTTATACATCAGAGAACAATATCCTAAAGCCGAAATTACTATTTATTATATAGATTTACGTGCCCCCGGACGTTACGACAATATGTTGAAAAGAATTAAGGCTGATCCAAAAATCACTTTAATTAAAGGCAAAGTCGCCGGAATAAAAGAAGATTGTGCCAATAAAGATATTATTATTGAAGTTGAAGACGCAATAAAAGCCGAAAAATGGGAAAAACGCCATGATTTGGTCGTCCTTGCAACCGGTATGCAACCAAGCTTGGCTGGTCAAAAACTGCCATTTAATATAGACCTTGATGAAGACGGCTTTATCTTAGATGCCGAATCAAAAGGTATTTTTGCCGCCGGCTGTGCTTCTAAGCCTCTTGACGTAATGCGTTCTGCACAATCAGGCACAAGTGCAGCGATGAAAGCCATTCAAGTTGTGAGAGGGAGGTAA